From the Streptosporangiales bacterium genome, one window contains:
- the yajC gene encoding preprotein translocase subunit YajC — protein sequence MSVPSNLQPILFLVVIAAVFYLLMIRPQQKKRKETQSMLQSLKPGSEIVTTAGMYGKIVAIDADDSLLVEVAPGVTCKYMKQAVMRVVPEVGAGASTTESLPEPSKDGEPEETAKDEAAADTDGKLDADSDAAVDAKSDDAETPDEADAADKDRRSSS from the coding sequence CTCTTCCTCGTAGTGATCGCTGCCGTCTTCTACCTGCTGATGATTCGGCCTCAGCAGAAGAAGCGCAAGGAAACGCAGTCGATGCTGCAGTCCTTGAAACCGGGGAGCGAGATCGTCACCACCGCCGGTATGTACGGCAAGATCGTCGCGATCGACGCCGACGACAGCCTGCTGGTCGAGGTGGCTCCTGGCGTTACCTGCAAGTACATGAAGCAGGCCGTGATGCGCGTCGTACCCGAGGTGGGCGCCGGCGCGAGCACCACGGAGAGCCTGCCGGAGCCGTCGAAGGACGGCGAGCCGGAGGAGACCGCCAAGGACGAGGCCGCCGCGGACACCGACGGTAAGCTCGACGCCGACAGCGATGCGGCCGTGGACGCCAAGTCCGACGACGCCGAGACCCCCGACGAGGCGGACGCGGCCGACAAAGACCGGCGCTCTTCGTCCTGA
- the secD gene encoding protein translocase subunit SecD → MRDGKYLPQLGLDLAGGTTVTLTAVTESGNPPQEEQMNQAVNIIRQRVNGLGIAEAQVTAQGDSIIVQVPGHSQREVVEQVGQTAKLYFRQVLFSDAAAPQPSNTPTSSPSASPSAEEGQSGRPSIEPSESSSGRAMGKALQNEGPGQAQAGAAPSTLPTNMPTSLPTGGTQQQPDLSGIKKSTLMEFQKLDCTDKKNRSGGGGEIEKANEQVVVCDRDGTRKYILGPAKVLGTSVDEAEAISDPQDFGQWKVTLDFDGKGTKQFAALTTEASQQQGDRNLIAIELDRTVISAPGITNGAITGGTAEITGDFKQKEAQDLANVLRYGALPLEFRQSSIESVSPTLGRELLTGGLLAGLIGLGVVAIYVFFYYRGLGVVSILSLAGSALLTFGVVTLMSEFIGYRLTLAGVGGLIVAIGITADSFIVYFERLRDEVREGKTLRQAVERSWGRARRTILTADTVTFLAAVILYIVSVDQVRGFAFTLGLTTFVDILVVFLFTKPLMSLLVRTRFFGGGHRFSGLSASSLGVPESVKARTRRVRTREA, encoded by the coding sequence ATGCGGGACGGCAAGTACCTGCCGCAGCTCGGGTTGGACCTGGCCGGTGGCACGACGGTCACGCTGACCGCCGTGACCGAGTCGGGCAACCCGCCGCAGGAAGAGCAGATGAACCAGGCGGTCAACATCATCCGGCAGCGGGTGAACGGCCTGGGCATCGCGGAGGCTCAGGTCACCGCGCAGGGCGACTCGATCATCGTGCAGGTGCCGGGGCACAGCCAGCGTGAGGTCGTCGAGCAGGTCGGCCAGACGGCGAAGCTCTACTTCCGGCAGGTGCTGTTCTCCGACGCCGCGGCGCCACAGCCGTCGAACACCCCGACCTCCTCGCCGAGCGCCTCGCCGTCCGCCGAGGAGGGGCAGAGCGGTCGGCCGTCGATCGAGCCGAGCGAGTCGTCGTCCGGCCGCGCGATGGGCAAGGCGCTGCAGAACGAGGGGCCAGGACAGGCGCAGGCGGGTGCGGCACCGAGCACGTTGCCGACGAACATGCCGACGTCGCTGCCGACCGGTGGCACGCAGCAGCAGCCGGACCTCAGCGGTATCAAGAAGTCGACGCTGATGGAGTTCCAGAAGCTCGACTGCACGGACAAGAAGAACCGCTCGGGTGGCGGCGGTGAGATCGAGAAGGCGAACGAGCAGGTCGTGGTCTGCGACCGCGACGGCACCCGGAAGTACATCCTCGGCCCGGCGAAGGTACTGGGCACTTCGGTGGACGAGGCCGAGGCGATCTCCGACCCGCAGGACTTCGGGCAATGGAAGGTGACGCTGGACTTCGACGGCAAGGGCACGAAGCAGTTCGCCGCCCTGACGACAGAAGCCAGCCAACAGCAGGGCGACAGGAACCTGATCGCCATCGAGCTGGACCGCACCGTCATCTCGGCGCCCGGCATCACCAACGGCGCGATCACCGGCGGCACCGCGGAGATCACCGGTGACTTCAAGCAGAAGGAAGCCCAAGACCTCGCGAACGTGCTGCGCTACGGCGCGCTGCCGCTGGAGTTCAGGCAGAGCTCGATCGAGTCCGTCTCGCCGACGCTGGGCCGCGAGCTGTTGACCGGTGGTCTGCTCGCCGGCCTGATCGGCCTCGGTGTGGTCGCGATCTACGTGTTCTTCTACTACCGGGGCCTCGGTGTGGTGTCCATCCTCAGCCTGGCCGGCTCGGCGCTGCTGACGTTCGGCGTGGTCACCCTGATGAGTGAGTTCATCGGTTATCGCCTCACCCTGGCCGGTGTCGGCGGGTTGATCGTAGCGATAGGTATCACCGCGGACTCGTTCATCGTCTACTTCGAACGCCTCCGCGACGAAGTGCGCGAAGGGAAGACGCTGCGACAAGCCGTCGAACGAAGTTGGGGACGGGCCAGACGTACGATCCTGACGGCCGACACCGTCACGTTCCTCGCGGCGGTGATCCTCTACATCGTCTCGGTCGACCAGGTGCGCGGGTTCGCGTTCACGCTCGGCCTGACCACGTTCGTCGACATCCTCGTGGTGTTCCTGTTCACCAAGCCGTTGATGTCACTGTTGGTCCGCACCCGCTTCTTCGGCGGCGGGCACCGGTTCTCCGGGCTGAGCGCGTCGTCGCTCGGCGTCCCGGAGAGCGTCAAGGCGCGAACCCGCCGGGTGCGGACGAGGGAGGCCTGA